From a single Miscanthus floridulus cultivar M001 chromosome 8, ASM1932011v1, whole genome shotgun sequence genomic region:
- the LOC136473896 gene encoding NAC domain-containing protein 104-like, whose translation MTAMNYLPHIHLVSFHPLRHRRCQRMEVALHAASMGGATNLPPGFHFFPSDEDLVVHFLRRKVANLPCRPDIVPTILLHRYDPWELNGTALQAGNQWYFFSHAAQSRTSPNGYWNPVGADETVTSSGCIVGMKKTLIFCTGEPFKGFKTNWIMHEYHLQDGGYNVSGSSTPSSSSSTRKSQRKRLHSSTESNSWVICRVFESSCSSQVSFHDEGTELSCLDEVFLSLDDYDEVSLPNN comes from the exons ATGACCGCCATGAACTACCTCCCTCATATTCACCTCGTCTCATTTCACCCTCTTCGTCATCGTCGCTGCCAGCGAATGGAAGTTGCACTGCACGCAGCTAGCATGGGAGGAGCTACCAACCTACCTCCTGGTTTCCATTTCTTCCCTTCAGATGAAGATCTCGTCGTCCATTTCCTCCGTCGCAAAGTGGCCAACCTCCCATGCCGCCCTGACATCGTCCCGACGATACTTCTGCACCGCTACGATCCGTGGGAATTGAATG GAACGGCGCTGCAAGCTGGAAACCAGTGGTATTTCTTTAGCCATGCCGCACAAAGCAGAACCTCTCCGAATGGGTACTGGAACCCCGTTGGTGCCGATGAAACAGTAACAAGCAGTGGCTGTATTGTCGGCATGAAGAAGACGCTCATCTTCTGCACTGGggagcctttcaaaggtttcaaAACAAACTGGATCATGCATGAGTACCACCTTCAAGATGGAGGATACAATGTCAGCGGTAGCAGCACCCCAAGTAGCTCAAGCTCCACTAGGAAATCCCAGAGGAAGAGACTTCACTCAAGCACG GAGTCCAACAGCTGGGTGATATGTAGAGTGTTCGAATCAAGTTGCAGTTCACAAGTGAGCTTCCATGATGAGGGCACAGAGCTTTCATGCTTAGATGAGGTGTTTTTGTCGTTAGATGACTACGACGAAGTGAGTTTGCCAAATAATTAG
- the LOC136477466 gene encoding GPN-loop GTPase QQT1-like produces the protein MVFGQVVIGPPGSGKTTYCNGMSQFLSLLGRKVAVVNLDPANDALPYECAINIEALIKLSDVMAEHSLGPNGGLVYCMDYLEKNIDWLEEKLKPLIEDHYLLFDFPGQVELFFLHSNARSVINKLIKKMDLRLTAIHLIDAHLCCDPGKYVSALLLSLSTMLHLELPHINVLSKIDLIENYGNLGFNLDFYTDVQDLSYLQYHLEQDPRSAKYRKLTKELCDVIDDFGLVNFSTLDIQDKESVGNLVKLIDKSNGYIFSSIDSSAVEFSKIAAAPLDWDYYRTAEVQEKYMKDDEFVQQTSRMQ, from the exons ATGGTGTTCGGTCAGGTGGTGATCGGCCCGCCGGGCTCCGGCAAGACCACCTACTGCAACGGCATGTCGCAGTTCCTCTCCCTCCTCGGCAG gAAAGTTGCGGTTGTCAATTTGGATCCTGCAAATGACGCATTGCC ATATGAGTGTGCCATCAACATTGAGGCCCTCATAAAACTCAGTGATGTCATGGCTGAGCATTCGCTTGGCCCAAATGGAG GGCTTGTGTATTGCATGGATTACTTGGAGAAGAATATTGATTGGCTTGAAGAAAAACTGAAGCCTCTTATTGAAG ATCACTATCTGTTATTTGATTTTCCTGGCCAAGTGGAACTTTTCTTCCTTCACTCAAATGCAAGAAGTGTTATTAATAAACTCATCAAAAAGATGGACTTGAGG CTGACTGCTATTCACCTTATCGATGCCCATTTATGCTGTGATCCTGGAAAGTATGTCAGTGCTTTGCTTCTTTCACTATCAACGATGCTACACTTGGAATTGCCACATATCAATGTCTTGTCAAAGATTGACCTCATTGAGAACTATGGAAATTTAG GATTCAACCTTGATTTCTACACTGATGTCCAAGATCTTTCTTATTTGCAATATCATCTTGAGCAGGATCCTCGCTCAGCCAAGTACAG GAAACTGACTAAGGAGCTCTGTGATGTGATTGATGATTTTGGTTTAGTCAATTTTTCAACTTTGGACATCCAG GACAAGGAAAGTGTTGGCAATCTTGTGAAGCTGATTGACAAGAGCAACGGATATATATTTTCTTCTATTGACAGTAGCGCTGTTGAGTTCAGCAAAATTGCAGCGGCGCCTCTTGATTGGGACTATTACAG AACAGCAGAAGTGCAGGAGAAGTACATGAAAGATGATGAGTTCGTGCAACAGACAAGCAGGATGCAATGA